A genomic window from Klebsiella quasipneumoniae subsp. quasipneumoniae includes:
- a CDS encoding Lon protease family protein: MTITKLTRTDLAPDLEPYQALFAQAELSHPAPSLSGDLQPRLFYALEQLLYTPAVSSFILVKAPEEPEYLQWLAAETRTLHEPAAPLHGVRYEVNGAHVTLTPAQRAEDNFASTAPVVAADWLEAEQLFGCVRQFNGEITLQPGLVHQANGGVLVLSLRALLAQPLLWMRLKNMVTRQRFDWLSIDESRPLPVSIPSMPLSLKVMLVGERESLADFQEMEPELSAQAIYSEYEDTLQFADADTLKAWCQWVWQNAQQLELPGPASDAWPLLIDEGTRYTGDQETLPLSPLWIARQLRESAAFCEGEEITGEAMQTMLARREWREGYLAERMQDEILQEQILIETEGECVGQINALSVIEFPGHPRAFGEPSRISCVVHIGDGEFIDVERKAELGGNIHAKGMMIMQAFLMSELELEQQLPFSASLTFEQSYSEVDGDSASMAELCALISALANVPINQSIAITGSVDQFGRVQPVGGLNEKIEGFFTICQQRGLTGKQGVIIPAANVRHLSLTHELRQAVADNQFAIWAIDDITEALPMLTQLMWDGEGQTLRQTIQERIAQATQQETRHRFPWPLRWLGGTSSN, from the coding sequence TTGACCATTACGAAACTGACCCGAACCGACCTTGCGCCTGATCTGGAACCTTACCAGGCGCTGTTTGCTCAAGCTGAACTCTCTCATCCGGCCCCCTCCCTCTCGGGCGATCTGCAGCCGCGGTTGTTCTATGCGCTTGAGCAACTGCTGTACACCCCGGCAGTCTCCTCCTTCATTTTGGTGAAAGCCCCTGAGGAGCCGGAATATCTGCAATGGCTGGCGGCTGAAACTCGCACGCTGCACGAGCCTGCCGCACCGCTTCACGGAGTTCGCTATGAGGTTAACGGCGCTCACGTGACGCTCACGCCGGCGCAACGCGCTGAAGATAATTTTGCCAGTACCGCTCCGGTCGTGGCGGCCGATTGGCTGGAGGCGGAACAGCTGTTTGGCTGCGTACGCCAGTTTAACGGTGAAATCACACTCCAGCCAGGCCTGGTCCATCAGGCCAACGGCGGCGTGCTGGTGCTCTCACTACGCGCACTACTGGCGCAACCGCTGCTGTGGATGCGTCTGAAAAATATGGTGACCCGTCAGCGCTTTGACTGGCTCTCCATTGATGAATCACGGCCGCTGCCGGTCAGCATCCCTTCCATGCCGCTGAGCCTGAAAGTCATGCTGGTGGGCGAACGCGAATCGCTGGCCGATTTCCAGGAAATGGAGCCAGAGCTCTCTGCCCAGGCTATCTATAGTGAGTATGAAGACACCCTGCAGTTTGCGGACGCCGATACGCTGAAGGCCTGGTGCCAGTGGGTATGGCAGAATGCGCAGCAGCTGGAGCTACCGGGCCCGGCGAGCGATGCCTGGCCACTGCTGATCGATGAAGGGACGCGCTACACCGGCGACCAGGAGACCCTGCCGCTCAGCCCGCTATGGATAGCCCGCCAGCTGCGTGAGTCTGCCGCCTTCTGCGAAGGCGAAGAGATTACCGGCGAAGCGATGCAGACGATGCTGGCGCGCCGGGAGTGGCGTGAAGGCTACCTGGCGGAGCGTATGCAGGATGAAATCCTGCAGGAACAGATCCTGATTGAAACCGAAGGCGAATGCGTCGGGCAGATCAACGCCCTCTCAGTCATTGAATTCCCCGGTCATCCACGCGCCTTCGGCGAACCTTCGCGCATCAGCTGCGTCGTGCACATTGGCGACGGCGAGTTTATCGACGTCGAACGCAAAGCCGAGCTGGGCGGCAACATCCATGCGAAAGGCATGATGATCATGCAGGCTTTTCTGATGTCCGAGCTGGAGCTGGAGCAACAACTCCCCTTCTCCGCTTCGCTGACCTTTGAACAGTCCTACAGTGAAGTGGATGGCGACAGCGCCTCCATGGCGGAACTCTGCGCCTTAATCAGCGCGCTGGCCAACGTGCCGATTAATCAGAGCATCGCGATCACCGGCTCCGTCGACCAGTTTGGTCGTGTGCAGCCGGTCGGCGGACTGAATGAAAAAATTGAAGGTTTCTTCACAATCTGTCAGCAGCGCGGCCTCACCGGAAAACAGGGCGTGATTATCCCTGCCGCCAACGTTCGCCACCTTAGTCTGACCCACGAGCTGCGTCAGGCCGTTGCCGACAATCAGTTTGCTATCTGGGCAATAGACGATATCACCGAAGCGCTGCCGATGTTGACCCAGCTGATGTGGGACGGTGAAGGACAGACGCTGCGACAAACCATTCAGGAGCGGATAGCGCAGGCGACCCAGCAGGAGACTCGCCATCGTTTTCCGTGGCCGCTACGCTGGTTAGGTGGGACAAGTTCTAACTGA
- the yccS gene encoding YccS family putative transporter, giving the protein MISPLLRRYTWNSAWLYNVRIFIALCGTTLFPWWIGEVKLTIPLTLGVVAAALTDLDDRLAGRLRNLAITLVCFFIASASVELLFPWPPLFALGLTVSTIGFILLGGLGQRYATIAFGALLIAIYTMLGVTLYDHWYLQPLFLLAGAVWYNLLTLSGHLLFPIRPLQDNLARSYEQLARYLELKSRLFDPDLEDESQAPLYDLALANGQLVATLNQTKVSLLTRLRGDRGQRGTRRTLQYYFVAQDIHERASSSHIQYQTLRDQFRYSDVMFRFQRMLSMQAQACQKLSRAILLREPYQHDAHFERAFMHLDAALERVRASGASDEQLNALGYLLNNLRAIDAQLATIESVQTTAPAGSNTETLLADDRLGGLNDIWLRLQRNMSPESALFRHAVRMSLVLCAGYAFIQFTGLQHGYWILLTSLFVCQPNYNATRHRLALRIIGTLVGVAIGLPVLLLVPSVEGQLLLIVLTGVLFFAFRNVQYAHATMFITLLVLLCFNLLGEGFEVALPRIIDTLIGCAIAWAAVSFIWPDWKFRNLPRALDRALNANCRYLDAILEQYHQGRDNRLAYRVARRDAYNRDAELASVVSNLSTEPRADAAQRETAFRLLCLNHTFTSYISALGAHREKLSTPDILALLDDAVCYVDDALHHTPADEQRVQKALTSLQSRIHHLEPRADSKEPLVLQQIGLLLALLPEICRLQQRVHAQTE; this is encoded by the coding sequence ATGATTAGCCCCCTGCTACGCCGCTACACCTGGAACAGCGCCTGGCTTTATAACGTACGCATTTTTATTGCGCTCTGCGGCACGACGTTGTTTCCCTGGTGGATCGGCGAAGTCAAACTGACCATCCCCCTCACCCTCGGCGTCGTGGCCGCGGCGCTGACCGACCTTGATGACCGTCTGGCGGGCCGTCTGCGCAACCTCGCCATTACTCTGGTTTGCTTTTTTATCGCCTCCGCCTCCGTGGAGCTGCTGTTTCCGTGGCCGCCGCTGTTTGCCCTTGGTCTGACCGTGTCTACCATCGGCTTTATTTTGCTTGGCGGCCTCGGACAGCGCTATGCGACCATTGCCTTCGGCGCCCTGCTTATCGCCATCTACACCATGCTCGGCGTCACGCTGTACGATCACTGGTATCTGCAGCCGTTGTTCCTGCTGGCGGGAGCCGTGTGGTACAACCTGCTGACGTTGTCCGGCCATCTGCTTTTTCCAATTCGTCCACTGCAGGACAACCTGGCGCGTAGCTATGAGCAACTGGCCCGCTATCTGGAGCTCAAATCCCGGCTGTTTGATCCAGACCTTGAGGATGAGAGCCAGGCGCCGCTGTACGATCTGGCCCTCGCCAACGGCCAACTGGTGGCGACCCTTAACCAAACCAAGGTCTCACTGTTGACCCGACTACGAGGCGACCGGGGACAGCGTGGTACTCGTCGTACGCTGCAGTATTACTTTGTGGCCCAGGATATTCATGAACGCGCCAGCTCATCGCATATTCAGTACCAGACCCTGCGCGACCAGTTCCGCTACAGCGATGTGATGTTCCGTTTCCAGCGCATGCTTTCGATGCAGGCGCAGGCCTGCCAGAAACTCTCGCGGGCGATTCTGCTGCGCGAACCCTATCAACATGATGCCCATTTCGAACGGGCGTTTATGCATCTCGATGCGGCACTTGAGCGCGTACGCGCCAGCGGCGCATCCGATGAGCAGCTCAACGCCCTTGGCTATTTACTCAATAACCTGCGCGCCATTGATGCTCAGCTGGCCACGATTGAATCGGTGCAAACCACCGCGCCCGCCGGGAGTAATACAGAGACGCTGCTGGCCGACGACAGGCTAGGCGGACTGAACGATATCTGGCTGCGCCTGCAGCGCAATATGTCGCCAGAGTCAGCCCTCTTTCGCCACGCGGTGCGTATGTCGCTGGTGCTCTGCGCCGGCTATGCCTTTATCCAGTTTACCGGGCTTCAGCACGGCTACTGGATCCTGCTGACCAGTTTGTTCGTCTGTCAGCCGAACTATAACGCCACCCGCCATCGCCTGGCGTTGCGGATCATCGGCACGCTGGTCGGGGTGGCGATCGGCCTGCCGGTCCTCCTGCTGGTACCGTCGGTTGAAGGGCAGCTGCTGCTGATCGTCCTCACCGGCGTGCTGTTCTTCGCCTTTCGTAACGTGCAGTACGCCCATGCCACCATGTTTATTACGCTGCTGGTGCTGCTGTGCTTTAACCTGCTTGGCGAAGGTTTTGAAGTCGCGCTGCCGCGCATCATTGATACGCTGATCGGCTGCGCCATCGCCTGGGCGGCGGTCAGCTTCATCTGGCCGGACTGGAAATTCCGCAACCTGCCGCGGGCGCTGGACCGGGCGCTAAACGCGAACTGCCGTTATCTGGATGCCATCCTGGAGCAGTACCACCAGGGGCGCGACAACCGGCTGGCCTACCGTGTCGCACGCCGTGACGCCTACAACCGCGATGCGGAGCTGGCTTCCGTCGTCTCGAACTTGTCGACGGAACCACGGGCGGATGCCGCCCAGCGTGAGACCGCCTTTCGCCTGCTGTGCCTCAATCATACCTTCACCAGCTACATTTCCGCTCTCGGCGCGCATCGGGAAAAACTGTCCACGCCGGACATCCTCGCCCTGCTCGATGATGCGGTCTGCTATGTCGATGATGCCCTGCATCATACCCCAGCGGATGAACAGCGAGTGCAGAAGGCGTTGACCAGCTTGCAAAGCCGGATCCACCATCTGGAGCCTCGCGCGGACAGTAAAGAGCCCCTGGTGTTACAGCAGATTGGCCTGCTGCTGGCGCTGTTGCCTGAAATCTGCCGCCTGCAGCAGCGGGTACACGCTCAAACGGAATAA
- the fabA gene encoding bifunctional 3-hydroxydecanoyl-ACP dehydratase/trans-2-decenoyl-ACP isomerase: protein MVDKRESYTKEDLLASGRGELFGAKGPQLPAPNMLMMDRVIKMTETGGNYDKGYVEAELDINPDLWFFGCHFIGDPVMPGCLGLDAMWQLVGFYLGWLGGEGKGRALGVGEVKFTGQVLPTAKKVTYRIHFKRIVNRRLIMGLADGEVLVDDRLIYTASDLKVGLFQDTSAF, encoded by the coding sequence ATGGTAGATAAACGCGAATCCTATACAAAAGAAGATCTTCTTGCCTCTGGTCGTGGTGAACTGTTCGGCGCGAAAGGCCCGCAGTTGCCGGCGCCAAACATGCTGATGATGGACCGCGTCATCAAAATGACCGAAACCGGTGGTAACTACGACAAAGGTTATGTTGAGGCCGAACTCGACATCAACCCGGACCTGTGGTTCTTCGGTTGCCACTTTATCGGCGATCCGGTGATGCCGGGCTGCCTGGGCCTGGATGCCATGTGGCAGCTGGTAGGTTTCTATCTCGGCTGGCTCGGCGGCGAAGGCAAAGGCCGTGCGTTGGGCGTTGGCGAAGTGAAATTCACGGGGCAGGTTCTGCCGACCGCGAAAAAAGTGACCTACCGCATCCACTTCAAACGCATCGTTAACCGTCGTCTGATTATGGGCCTTGCGGATGGAGAAGTGCTGGTTGACGATCGTCTGATCTACACCGCAAGCGATCTGAAAGTGGGTCTGTTCCAGGATACTTCCGCTTTCTGA
- the pqiC gene encoding membrane integrity-associated transporter subunit PqiC has product MKKWLLAATVCVLTACSSGGESKTYYQLPVAQGGAQRAASQGARLLWVEQVSIPDYLAGNGVVYQTTDVQYVIANNNLWASPLDQQLRTTLVANLSQQLPGWVVSSQPLGSEQDTLNVAVNGFHGRYDGRVIVSGEWLLKHQGQLIKRPFNIVLKQDQDGYDAMVKTLAQAWSQEAAAIASELNRLP; this is encoded by the coding sequence ATGAAAAAATGGTTACTCGCGGCAACCGTATGCGTGCTGACGGCATGCAGTAGCGGCGGCGAAAGCAAAACGTATTACCAGCTGCCGGTGGCGCAGGGCGGCGCACAGCGCGCCGCCAGCCAGGGGGCACGTCTGCTGTGGGTTGAGCAGGTCAGCATCCCGGATTATCTGGCGGGTAACGGGGTGGTCTACCAGACCACCGACGTACAGTATGTGATCGCCAATAATAATCTGTGGGCCAGCCCGCTGGACCAGCAGCTGCGCACTACGCTGGTGGCGAACCTGAGCCAACAGCTGCCGGGCTGGGTAGTGTCATCCCAGCCGCTGGGTAGCGAACAGGATACGCTCAACGTCGCGGTCAACGGCTTTCACGGACGCTACGACGGGCGGGTTATCGTCAGCGGTGAGTGGCTGCTGAAGCATCAGGGGCAGCTGATCAAGCGCCCGTTTAACATCGTGCTTAAGCAGGATCAGGATGGATATGATGCGATGGTCAAGACCCTGGCGCAGGCGTGGAGCCAGGAGGCGGCAGCCATTGCCAGCGAGCTTAACCGTCTGCCATAA
- the ompA gene encoding porin OmpA, with the protein MKKTAIAIAVALAGFATVAQAAPKDNTWYAGGKLGWSQYHDTGFYGNGFQGNNGPTRNDQLGAGAFGGYQVNPYLGFEMGYDWLGRMAYKGSVDNGAFKAQGVQLTAKLGYPITDDLDIYTRLGGMVWRADSKGNYASTGVSRSEHDTGVSPVFAGGVEWAVTRDIATRLEYQWVNNIGDAGTVGTRPDNGMLSLGVSYRFGQEDAAPVVAPAPAPAPEVATKHFTLKSDVLFNFNKATLKPEGQQALDQLYTQLSNMDPKDGSAVVLGYTDRIGSEAYNQQLSEKRAQSVVDYLVAKGIPAGKISARGMGESNPVTGNTCDNVKARAALIDCLAPDRRVEIEVKGYKEVVTQPAA; encoded by the coding sequence ATGAAAAAGACAGCTATCGCGATTGCAGTGGCACTGGCTGGCTTCGCTACCGTAGCGCAGGCCGCTCCGAAAGATAACACCTGGTATGCAGGTGGTAAACTGGGTTGGTCCCAGTATCACGACACCGGTTTCTACGGTAACGGTTTCCAGGGCAACAATGGTCCGACCCGTAACGATCAGCTCGGTGCTGGTGCGTTCGGTGGTTACCAGGTTAACCCGTACCTCGGTTTCGAAATGGGTTACGACTGGCTGGGCCGTATGGCATATAAAGGCAGCGTTGACAACGGTGCTTTCAAAGCTCAGGGCGTTCAGCTGACCGCTAAACTGGGTTACCCGATCACTGACGATCTGGACATCTACACCCGTCTGGGCGGCATGGTTTGGCGCGCTGACTCCAAAGGCAACTACGCTTCTACCGGCGTTTCCCGTAGCGAACACGACACTGGCGTTTCCCCAGTATTTGCTGGCGGCGTAGAGTGGGCTGTTACTCGTGACATCGCTACCCGTCTGGAATACCAGTGGGTTAACAACATCGGCGACGCGGGCACTGTGGGTACCCGTCCTGATAACGGCATGCTGAGCCTGGGCGTTTCCTACCGTTTCGGTCAGGAAGATGCTGCACCGGTTGTAGCTCCGGCTCCGGCTCCGGCTCCGGAAGTGGCGACCAAGCACTTCACCCTGAAGTCTGACGTACTGTTCAACTTCAACAAAGCAACCCTGAAACCGGAAGGTCAGCAGGCTCTGGATCAGCTGTACACCCAGCTGAGCAACATGGATCCGAAAGACGGTTCCGCTGTTGTTCTGGGCTACACCGACCGCATCGGTTCCGAAGCTTACAACCAGCAGCTGTCTGAGAAACGTGCTCAGTCCGTTGTTGACTACCTGGTTGCTAAAGGCATCCCGGCTGGCAAAATCTCCGCTCGCGGCATGGGTGAATCCAACCCGGTTACTGGCAACACCTGTGACAACGTGAAAGCTCGCGCTGCCCTGATCGACTGCCTGGCTCCGGATCGTCGTGTAGAGATCGAAGTTAAAGGCTACAAAGAAGTTGTAACTCAGCCTGCGGCTTAA
- the rmf gene encoding ribosome modulation factor: protein MKRQKRDRLERAHQRGYQAGIAGRSKEMCPYQSLNQRSWWLGGWREAMEDRVLTA from the coding sequence ATGAAGAGACAAAAACGAGATCGCCTGGAACGGGCACATCAACGCGGATATCAGGCGGGTATCGCAGGAAGATCGAAAGAAATGTGTCCATACCAGAGCTTGAATCAACGCTCATGGTGGCTGGGAGGCTGGCGAGAAGCCATGGAGGACAGGGTACTAACGGCCTGA
- the matP gene encoding macrodomain Ter protein MatP, with amino-acid sequence MKYQQLENLESGWKWKYLVKKHREGELITRYIEASAAQAAVDDLLTLENEPVLVHAWIEQHMNPALMNRMKQTIRARRKRHFNAEHQHTRKKSIDLEFVVWQRLAGLAQRRGKTLSETIVQLIEDAEHKEKYASKMSSLKHDLQVLLGKE; translated from the coding sequence ATGAAATATCAACAACTGGAAAATCTTGAAAGCGGCTGGAAATGGAAATATCTGGTAAAGAAGCACCGGGAAGGTGAGCTGATTACCCGCTACATTGAGGCCAGCGCTGCGCAAGCTGCGGTAGATGACTTGCTGACGCTCGAGAATGAACCTGTGCTGGTGCATGCCTGGATTGAGCAGCATATGAATCCGGCGCTGATGAACCGCATGAAACAGACCATCCGTGCGCGACGGAAACGCCATTTTAACGCCGAGCATCAGCATACGCGTAAGAAGTCGATCGACCTTGAGTTTGTCGTCTGGCAGCGCCTTGCCGGTCTGGCGCAGAGGCGAGGGAAAACCTTGTCCGAAACCATCGTCCAGCTGATTGAGGATGCTGAGCATAAAGAGAAGTATGCCAGCAAAATGTCGAGCCTGAAGCACGATCTGCAGGTTCTGTTAGGTAAGGAGTAG
- the sulA gene encoding SOS-induced cell division inhibitor SulA has product MFTSAHANRSAQASAPAAHYAHRSGEQAANGLISEIVYREDQPMMTQLLLLPLLQQLGQQSRWQLWLTPQQKLSREWVQSAGLPLSKVMQISQLSPSHTLDSMIRALRTGNYSVVICWLAEELTADEHERLVHAAQEGCAMGFIMRPVRNQGTLGRQLSGLKIHSNLYH; this is encoded by the coding sequence ATGTTTACTTCAGCTCATGCAAACCGTTCAGCACAGGCCTCTGCTCCGGCAGCCCACTACGCTCATCGTTCTGGCGAACAGGCCGCCAATGGGCTGATCAGTGAAATTGTCTATCGTGAAGATCAACCCATGATGACACAGTTGTTGTTGCTACCTTTATTACAGCAGTTGGGTCAACAGTCTCGCTGGCAGCTGTGGCTTACGCCGCAGCAAAAGCTTAGCCGCGAGTGGGTTCAGTCCGCCGGTCTGCCGCTGTCTAAGGTCATGCAAATTAGCCAGCTCTCCCCCAGTCACACTTTAGACTCGATGATCCGCGCCCTGCGTACCGGTAACTATAGTGTGGTTATCTGCTGGCTTGCGGAGGAGTTAACCGCTGACGAACATGAGCGTCTGGTGCATGCAGCCCAGGAAGGCTGCGCGATGGGATTCATCATGCGCCCGGTCCGAAATCAGGGCACGCTCGGCAGACAACTCAGCGGGCTAAAAATTCACTCAAATTTGTATCATTGA
- the pqiB gene encoding intermembrane transport protein PqiB, translated as MENKSGEAKVQKVKNWSPVWIFPIVTALIGAWILFYHYSHQGPEVTLITTNAEGIEGGKTRIKSRSVDVGVVESATLTDDLTHVEIKARLNSGMQKLLHNDSVFWVVKPQVGREGISGLGTLLSGAYIELQPGSKGTVPEQYPLLDSPPLASPDAKGIRILLESSKAGQLSPGDPVLFRGYRVGSVETSTFDTQKRRITYQLFINAPNDRLVTTNVRFWKDSGIAVDLTSAGMRVEMGSLSTLFGGGVSFDIPEGLDLGEPVANKTEYHLFDDQKSIQDSVFTEHIDYVMFFKDSVRGLQPGAPVEFRGIRLGTVGKVPFFIPGLKQRLNDDYRIPVEVRVEPQRLINQLGGDPNIRAHIDDLINRGLRGSLKTGNLVTGALYIDLDFYPKAPPRGKMQEFNGYPIIPTISGGLAQIQQRLMDALDKINNLPLNPLLEQATSTLAQSEKTMQHVQTTLDSLNKITSSQSMQQLPADMQTTLRELNRSMQGFQPGSAAYNKMVADMQRLDQVLRELQPVLKTLNDKSNALVFEAKDKKDPQPKGAK; from the coding sequence ATGGAAAATAAGAGCGGAGAAGCGAAAGTGCAGAAGGTGAAGAACTGGTCACCGGTGTGGATCTTCCCTATCGTCACTGCGCTGATCGGGGCGTGGATCCTGTTTTATCATTACAGCCATCAGGGACCTGAGGTCACGCTGATCACCACGAATGCGGAGGGGATTGAAGGGGGAAAAACCCGTATCAAGAGCCGTAGCGTGGACGTTGGGGTGGTGGAGAGCGCCACGCTGACCGACGATTTAACCCACGTGGAAATCAAAGCCCGCCTCAATTCCGGGATGCAGAAATTACTGCACAACGATTCCGTCTTCTGGGTGGTTAAACCGCAGGTAGGGCGCGAGGGGATCAGTGGCCTGGGAACATTATTGTCCGGGGCCTATATTGAACTGCAGCCGGGGTCGAAAGGTACGGTGCCGGAGCAGTATCCGCTGCTTGATTCTCCGCCGCTGGCCTCGCCGGACGCCAAGGGGATCCGTATTCTGCTGGAGAGCAGCAAGGCGGGCCAGCTGTCGCCGGGCGATCCGGTGCTGTTCCGCGGCTATCGCGTGGGGTCGGTGGAAACCAGCACCTTCGACACCCAGAAACGTCGTATCACTTATCAGTTGTTCATCAATGCGCCCAATGACCGCCTGGTAACCACCAATGTCCGCTTCTGGAAAGACAGTGGGATCGCTGTCGATTTGACCTCGGCGGGGATGCGCGTCGAGATGGGCTCGCTGTCGACGCTGTTTGGCGGCGGCGTGAGCTTCGATATTCCGGAAGGACTGGATCTCGGCGAGCCGGTGGCGAATAAAACGGAATACCATCTGTTTGACGATCAGAAGAGCATCCAGGATTCGGTCTTTACCGAACATATTGACTATGTGATGTTCTTCAAAGACTCAGTTCGCGGCCTGCAGCCCGGCGCGCCGGTGGAGTTCCGCGGCATCCGTCTGGGAACCGTCGGCAAAGTGCCATTCTTCATCCCCGGTCTGAAGCAGCGTTTGAACGACGACTATCGCATTCCGGTGGAAGTGCGGGTTGAACCGCAACGTCTGATTAACCAGCTGGGCGGCGATCCGAATATTCGCGCCCACATTGACGATCTGATCAACCGCGGACTGCGCGGCTCGCTGAAAACCGGCAATCTGGTGACCGGCGCGCTGTATATCGATCTCGACTTCTATCCGAAGGCGCCGCCGCGCGGGAAAATGCAGGAGTTTAACGGCTATCCGATTATCCCGACCATCAGCGGTGGTCTGGCGCAGATCCAGCAGCGTCTGATGGATGCGCTGGATAAGATTAATAACCTGCCGCTCAATCCGTTGCTGGAGCAGGCGACGAGCACCCTGGCGCAGAGCGAGAAGACCATGCAGCACGTGCAGACCACGCTGGATAGTCTGAATAAGATCACCTCCAGCCAGTCGATGCAGCAGTTGCCTGCCGATATGCAGACGACGCTGCGCGAGCTGAACCGCAGCATGCAGGGCTTCCAGCCGGGCTCCGCGGCCTACAATAAGATGGTGGCCGATATGCAGCGTCTGGATCAGGTGCTGCGCGAGCTGCAGCCGGTCCTGAAAACGCTCAATGATAAGAGCAATGCGCTGGTATTTGAGGCGAAGGATAAAAAAGACCCACAGCCGAAGGGAGCGAAATAA
- a CDS encoding TfoX/Sxy family DNA transformation protein, with product MRKLVCPRLPQFQACVSPLGQLHSRPLFGGYSLAIEDTVFAMVAEENIYLKACEQSAAYRVEHHNPLLMLRRHGRIVPLKYYQIDDALWRDEKQLFRLSLMSWQSAQREKYRRRSSGRLKDLPNISFHMELQLIHSGIPDVLALREVGARQAWLKLRENNASLSHNVLLALEGAIVGVHAAALPTPRRQELLEWASAR from the coding sequence ATGAGAAAACTCGTATGTCCGCGGCTCCCGCAATTTCAGGCCTGCGTCTCTCCGCTGGGTCAACTTCACTCTCGCCCTCTGTTTGGCGGCTACAGCCTGGCTATCGAAGATACCGTGTTTGCGATGGTGGCAGAGGAGAATATTTATCTAAAGGCCTGCGAGCAGAGCGCTGCCTATCGGGTAGAACACCATAATCCTTTATTGATGCTGCGCCGACACGGGCGCATCGTGCCGCTAAAGTATTATCAAATCGACGATGCCTTGTGGCGCGATGAGAAACAGCTTTTCCGCTTGTCGCTGATGTCGTGGCAGAGCGCCCAGCGTGAAAAATATCGCCGCCGGTCGTCGGGACGCCTGAAGGATTTACCCAATATCAGCTTTCATATGGAATTGCAGCTGATTCACTCGGGCATTCCAGACGTGTTAGCACTACGGGAGGTGGGCGCCCGCCAGGCCTGGCTAAAGCTGCGCGAGAACAATGCTTCTCTATCGCACAACGTCTTGCTGGCGCTGGAGGGGGCTATCGTTGGCGTTCATGCCGCCGCGCTCCCGACGCCACGGCGTCAGGAGCTTCTGGAATGGGCGTCTGCGCGCTAA